AACTTTTGGGTAAATGCAACTCGTTCGGCAACGGATAAATAAGGAGGTTTGCGCCGATGATTATACAAGCGGAAATTGGCGTAGATGGCGTCGTGAAGGTGAAAGATCCTGAATGGAGAGGGAAACAGATATCTATATCGATACGCGATCAAGAGGAGCCTGAACTAGCCAAAGAAACGGATTGGGAAGCCATCAAAGAAATTTTACATAAAGCCGATGCGCTGGATTTTCCCCGGCGAAGCCATGAAGAAATTATTAGAGATTTGCATGAGCTGAGAGGGTAAGAACCTATTCTTTGGATCGACCTTTCTTTGACGTCCTAATCCTAAAATCGCCATTTTCATCCACTCCATTCTCTTTCCCGATCAATACTTACCCCATTTTTTTAAACGATTATAAATTGCAAAAATGGAAAAATGCGGTAATATCAACCGCCTTCTTTAACGGAGAAATGCCCTTAGAAATGCTGCTACGGGTTGGAGAAATTCGGCTGGGTATAGTAATCTAGCCAATAATCAATGGGAAATATACGATCCTAAAAATATGGAATCGCGCCTAAATCTTCCTTTGGAAAATCCATCGCCGTCTCCAAGTCAGAAAACGGGGACGGCATCCTCATTGATGGCGGATGCAAGCCATCCCTGGGATGTTCCCTGGATATGGATATCGTCTTTGCTATTGTTGGCGATCATTCCCCGATTGTTATGGGCTTTCGCCGATCATCCCCGGCCTTTTTCGGATATGGAGGATTATTACCTTTGCGCCGTCAATTATCTTAAAGGCGGCCATTTGGCGCAGGACGAGGAGCATTTGGCGTACCGGGCGCCGTTGTATCCCTTATTCATCGCCGCTTGTTGGAAGATGTTTCCGGGCAATCCACTGCTGGCGGTGCGGATCGTACAAGCGATTTTGGGCGCCATATCGGCGGCGTTGCTTTATGCGCTTTTTCAGCGGATGCTGCGGCCTTTGCAAAAAGAGAACCGCCATATTCTCTTGCGGCATCCCCGCATCATTCCCTTTTTCGCCGCGTTGACATTTTCCTGGATGGCGGATCAGATTTTCTTTTCGTCGGTATTGCTATCGGAGACGTTGTTTATTTTTACGCTTTTGATTTGGGCGAATTTGGGCGTCCGTTGCGGCAATTCCTGCCGGATGGACGTATTGTTTTTGTTTTCCGTTTTAGTAGGCGTTATGACGTTGATCCGCCCCGTAGCGATTTTTTTTCTGCCCATCGTTGCGTTTAAGTCGCTGCAAGCGATTCCCCGCCCTCAATGGCCGCGGCGGATTTGGCTGCCGATGTTCGCCTGGACAATCCCCATCGTTCCCTGGTCGATTCGCAATGCAATCGTATTGAAAGCGTTCGTTTTGTTGACAACGAATTCGGGAGTGAATTTTTATCTTGGCCACAATCCTCAATTCGGCTATTACGACCACGGCGCCAAAGAAGCCGTAAGACGGGAATTCTTGCGGACGAATGAGCCGAATGAAGTATTGGAGGATCGCTATTTTTTAACCCAAGGCATGAAATTCGCCTTGGAACATCCGCAAGCGCTGGTTGCGCGAACTATATGGAAACTCTATTTTCTTTACCTTCTCGATAAAGAACCGTGGCCATGGGAGGAATACAATCAAGGAGAAGGCATGAGATTGGCGGGCGGCGCGCAGTGGCCTTTAATCTGGTGGAATCCATTTTTTCTACTGATGGCGCTGGCGGGGGGGGCTTACGCATGTATGCGCAAAATCCAGCACGGATTTTGTTTGTCCGTGGTGGGTTTATATACGTTTTCTTGCCTGATTTTTTTCGCCCGTACTCGTTTCCGGCTGCCTTTGGAACCGTTTTTGTTGATCTATGTTTGGCTAGGCATTGCATCGCTTGCCGATACGGCGGTTTGGGGGTATGGTAAGATGATGAAAAGAAAGGGCTGATTTCTTCATACCGCCTGGGTATGAAGCATCATGAGTTGCAACAGGGAGAAATGGCAGCATGTCGTCCAGCCCCCGCGATCTTTATATTCCCGCCGATTGTTGGAAAACCATCGTAGACGCCGTAGCGCCAAAGCCTCGGGGAATGGATCCCGCCTTCGTGAAGGCGGTAGAGCCGTTCCGACGTTACGCTGCGACCATCACCGGCGAAATCGGCGAATCCATCCAACGCTGCCGGGATCACTTGGAACGTTTTCTCGCTTCGGCGCAGGAAACCGTAGCGGCGGAATCGGGCGCGATTCCCGAACGGTTAGGCCGTCCCAAAACCATTCCTTATGGACAAGAATCTCTCCCTTTTCAAATCTTCAATTACCGTGGAACGGACAGCGTCAATATCCGCGAAGACAGGCTGGCGGCGCTGCTTACACAATACGATTTATTTCTCGAAACCATGAAATTCATGGAGAGAAAAGTGGAAGAAGGCGATTTGGGGATTTTGAGAAACAGCTTTCTTTTCGTCCATAAACCATTGCATCAAGCGGCGGAATTGATGACCGCCGCCATCCATAAGATGCCGGTAGAAGTTACGACGAAGATCGGAGAACCCGCCGATCCTCATTATGTTCACATCGCCGGCGTTGAGGCATGCGAAGATATCCCTCCCGCCTGCATCTGCCGGATATTGAAGCCGGGATACGTATTCGAAGGCCGAGAGATTCAGGAAGGGGTTGTGATCGTAGCGGACAAGAGAACCTCGCCTTCTTTAGGTTGACCGAGAATTACGCAACCCGATCCGTACGCCATTTTTTTGCGGCGATTTTAACGTTTTTTCCCTCATATCCCACATCATGGGGAAAATAATTCCTCCTTCATTTATAGCCATCCTGCCTTTATACAGCGATTTTTACATCGTCTTAATAAAGAATATTTCTTATAACTTACTTATATTTAAGGACTTGAAGAAATAAAATCTTTTTTTCTCCGCCTAAAGGCATCCTTCATTCTTGTTTTGGCATAATGATTGTTATTAAGGAGACTGGGTGCTGTAGAGAAGGATGTAAGGGAACTTCGACGGAAGAATTCGAGTGAACTGCCGAGGTGACCGAACAACCTTCGGAGTTTCGAAGGTTGGCGTTGGCGGAGCTGACCAACAGCCTTCGGTAACTTAAAGGCCGGGAAACAAGCGGAGCTTGCGACCGGTCTTTTTCTTTATACCCGCTATGCTACCGTACAAAACCGGCGTATCTTGTCTCTTCCCGTCAGACGATTAAACTGTTAGAAATTTGTTAGAATTTATTTTAGGCCATACCACACTATAGGCATATTTTTATTACCTCATTAAGCTCGTTTGTAATTCCCCGAGCGAAGGAATGAATGCAATCCCCAATACTTTCCGAAAATAACTTTAATGGGGACGCTTGTATCGAGATTCATAAGCTTCATAGATGCAGAAAGAGGAAAAACATGTCGCTCTATTTTTATCTAGCAGGCGCGATCGCCATTGGAATGCTCATCTGGAATACGATCGAAGTAGGACGCAATGACGCTACGAATGTAGTCAACGCCGTCTTTGGATCGCGGGTATTGCGGAGAAAGACAGCCGTTTATCTTTCGGGAATCGCCGTCATTTTCGGCGCATGCGCCGCAACGCCGGTTATGGAAACGGCGCGAAGCGGCATTTTCGATCCCGCTACTATTCCCGTTTTGGAGGATTGTTTATCGATTTATATCGCCGTTTATTTGACGAATACCGTTTTACTTTACTCCTTCTCCGCTTTTGGTATGCCCATCTCCACGACGGCGTGTCTGGTCTTCGCGTTGTTGGGCGGAGGCTATGCGATAGGCGGGGCGGAATCGGTAAAATGGGCGAAAAGCCAGGAAGTGGTTCTCGCCATCCTATGTTCCATCTTCATCAGCGGAGCAGCCGCCTTTTTTATCCAACGGGCGTTTCGCGGCGCTATGGGCCGCCAATGCGACGATCCGGAAAAAGTAAATTTGCACGGCCCCTGGATCGGGGGACTCTTGCTGACAGGCCTGGTTTATTTCGTGTTAATGAAAGGCATGAAAAATGTCGATTTCGTGAAATTTCTGCGAAAAGCGACTTTCGACGAGTTCGGAGCGCCTCTTGTCCTCTTTTCATCCTGGGCGGTTATGGCTTCGTTCGTTTGGCTTCTGCTTCGCATTGGCGGAGACGCCATCCGGCGCAAACTTTTTGGAGGGATGGCCGTGTTAGGCATGTTAGCCACCGCCTTCGCCTTCGGCCAGAATGACTTGGCGAATTGCGCTTCGCCCGGCATAGCGGCATGGATGATTATCAAGGAAAAGCACTTAGCCTATAATTCGAATGTTCCTTTATGGTTCTTGCTTCTTTGCGGCTGCCTGTTGGCGATGGGTATGGCCACTCGCAATGCGCAGCGGGTTACGCGCGCCGAAGTCAACACCGGCAGCCAGGGAGACGTCGTGCGACTCTATGCGCCGCGATGGTGCGTGGGTTTGGCGAAATTCCTATTGCCCAAACAAAAAACGGACGCCTTGGCGCCGCAGCCGGTGCTGGACGAATCCCACCGGAAATTGCAGCATTACGACGCTTTGCGCGCCGCCGTCATTACCTCCATTTCCGGCAGCGTCATCGCTTTCGCTTCAGGCCGGGGGCTGCCCGTATCGACGACCTACGTCGCCTTTGCGGCGGTAATAGCGACGGGATGGGCGGATCGCATCTTCGCGCGCGGCGACGCCGTATTGAAAATGGGACGTACGATTTGGGTCGTCTTCTGCTGGTTTTTCTCCGCTTTTCTCTCCGCCGTCATTACGGGAATGGGGGCGCTCGTCATCAGTCGATTTTATACGATAGGCATCCTGGTTTTACTAGCCATTAATCTATTGGTTCGTTATTATATGGATCAACGCGCAAATCGGCAG
The sequence above is drawn from the Candidatus Omnitrophota bacterium genome and encodes:
- a CDS encoding inorganic phosphate transporter, giving the protein MSLYFYLAGAIAIGMLIWNTIEVGRNDATNVVNAVFGSRVLRRKTAVYLSGIAVIFGACAATPVMETARSGIFDPATIPVLEDCLSIYIAVYLTNTVLLYSFSAFGMPISTTACLVFALLGGGYAIGGAESVKWAKSQEVVLAILCSIFISGAAAFFIQRAFRGAMGRQCDDPEKVNLHGPWIGGLLLTGLVYFVLMKGMKNVDFVKFLRKATFDEFGAPLVLFSSWAVMASFVWLLLRIGGDAIRRKLFGGMAVLGMLATAFAFGQNDLANCASPGIAAWMIIKEKHLAYNSNVPLWFLLLCGCLLAMGMATRNAQRVTRAEVNTGSQGDVVRLYAPRWCVGLAKFLLPKQKTDALAPQPVLDESHRKLQHYDALRAAVITSISGSVIAFASGRGLPVSTTYVAFAAVIATGWADRIFARGDAVLKMGRTIWVVFCWFFSAFLSAVITGMGALVISRFYTIGILVLLAINLLVRYYMDQRANRQEEILQLEAAERKKAIYGELGEHHVIASEMDDEH